From one Paenibacillus terrae HPL-003 genomic stretch:
- a CDS encoding NADPH-dependent FMN reductase, whose product MIWVDQKVKVLAISGSLRQKSSNTALLKATIGLASENMIFTMYNGLGELPHFNPDLDIDEGPASVNELREQLKEADGVLICTPEYGNGVPGALKNALDWIVSSGEFVNKPTAVISASPSPMGGNLAHASLLLTLQMINAEIVENGKVIIPHITLKLNQEGEITNLETRQELQALLQGLEQACSRQTV is encoded by the coding sequence ATGATATGGGTGGATCAGAAAGTCAAGGTACTGGCTATATCGGGGAGCCTTCGTCAAAAGTCCTCCAATACAGCCTTATTAAAGGCTACCATTGGGTTAGCGTCAGAGAATATGATATTTACGATGTATAACGGATTGGGTGAGCTTCCGCATTTTAACCCGGACCTGGATATAGATGAGGGACCTGCTTCCGTCAATGAGCTGCGGGAACAACTGAAAGAAGCGGATGGGGTATTGATCTGTACGCCGGAATATGGGAATGGTGTTCCGGGTGCTCTGAAAAATGCATTGGATTGGATCGTATCCTCAGGTGAATTTGTAAATAAACCTACAGCAGTTATTAGCGCGTCACCCTCTCCTATGGGTGGGAATCTGGCCCATGCCTCTCTGTTACTCACACTGCAAATGATCAATGCCGAGATTGTGGAAAATGGAAAGGTCATTATTCCGCATATCACATTGAAGCTAAATCAGGAGGGTGAGATTACAAACCTTGAAACGAGGCAGGAGCTACAAGCATTACTTCAAGGGCTTGAGCAAGCTTGTTCGAGACAGACAGTATAG
- the panB gene encoding 3-methyl-2-oxobutanoate hydroxymethyltransferase: MATPKALNILQLKKMKREGLPISMITAYDYPSARLAEEAGIDIILVGDSAGNVLSNYNSTLPVTMEDMVYHTRSVARGAGHTFIVADMPFMTYHGSSEEALMHVRRLMQEGHAHAVKLEGGMEICDTVKRIVQSGVPLLGHIGLTPQSVHQIGGYFIQGKNSQGAERLLNDARALEQAGAFAIVLELVTEEVAETITRELSIPVIGIGAGRYCDGQVLVYHDMLQYSSPYREKKFVKTYSDIGTLICDSIGQYVKDVKDRSFPGEEHVFKADENVVERLYGNAKVKAGTL; encoded by the coding sequence TTAATATTTTGCAATTGAAGAAAATGAAACGAGAAGGTTTACCTATAAGCATGATTACGGCGTATGATTATCCGTCTGCTCGTTTGGCCGAGGAAGCTGGTATAGATATCATTCTTGTCGGTGACTCCGCAGGTAATGTGCTGTCTAATTATAACTCCACACTGCCTGTCACTATGGAAGATATGGTCTATCATACAAGGTCGGTCGCGCGTGGAGCAGGACATACCTTTATTGTCGCGGATATGCCATTTATGACGTACCACGGGAGTAGCGAGGAAGCTCTTATGCATGTGCGCAGACTCATGCAAGAAGGACATGCCCATGCTGTGAAACTGGAGGGGGGGATGGAGATTTGCGACACCGTGAAGCGAATTGTTCAATCCGGCGTCCCACTACTGGGACATATCGGACTTACACCACAGTCTGTGCATCAGATCGGCGGATACTTCATCCAAGGTAAAAACTCGCAGGGCGCTGAGCGTCTTCTGAATGATGCACGGGCACTGGAGCAAGCGGGGGCTTTTGCCATCGTGCTGGAGCTGGTGACAGAGGAAGTAGCGGAGACCATTACCAGGGAGCTATCTATTCCGGTTATTGGCATCGGTGCCGGGAGATACTGTGATGGCCAAGTTTTGGTCTACCATGACATGCTGCAATACTCCTCTCCTTACCGGGAGAAAAAGTTCGTAAAAACATATTCGGATATAGGTACTCTGATCTGTGACAGCATCGGGCAATATGTCAAAGACGTGAAGGATCGTTCTTTTCCGGGCGAAGAGCATGTTTTTAAGGCAGATGAGAACGTAGTAGAACGACTGTACGGGAATGCAAAAGTAAAGGCAGGGACCCTATGA
- a CDS encoding ketopantoate reductase family protein: MRLLIVGAGAIGGYFGGRLIQKGEDVTFFVRPSKKPRLKEKGLIVKSVHGNFHTPIRAITNGEAVEPFDCIIVAVKAYHLPQLQFDLEPYIGEHTMILPLLNGYEHFDSLRKQFGPEKVLGGLCYIETTLDHDGSVVQTSPFHRIVFGEWNGGQSERTQILLNHLDHAGFTVTQSQDIQREVWQKYIFVASLSGITTLMDASVGTILATAESRAIYEKLLHEMVTLARNAGMPIDSELEAHTLKTMDSLRPEMMSSMQRDMLKKLPIEASHLHGSLLALAAGSHDAYPILETVYARLKVYESLLDTI; the protein is encoded by the coding sequence ATGCGACTTTTGATTGTAGGTGCAGGGGCTATTGGAGGCTACTTCGGTGGACGTCTTATTCAAAAAGGAGAAGACGTAACCTTTTTCGTACGTCCTTCCAAAAAGCCTAGGTTGAAAGAAAAAGGTCTGATTGTTAAAAGTGTTCATGGGAATTTTCACACGCCAATCCGTGCTATTACAAATGGTGAAGCCGTCGAGCCGTTCGACTGCATTATCGTTGCGGTCAAAGCGTATCATTTGCCCCAATTGCAATTCGATCTTGAGCCCTATATCGGTGAACATACTATGATTCTTCCGTTACTTAATGGTTACGAACATTTTGACTCTTTACGCAAGCAGTTCGGTCCGGAAAAAGTGCTGGGAGGTCTTTGTTATATCGAAACTACGCTAGATCATGATGGTTCTGTCGTTCAGACAAGTCCATTCCACCGTATCGTCTTCGGTGAATGGAACGGTGGGCAATCAGAGCGTACACAAATACTGCTGAATCATCTTGATCATGCAGGCTTCACAGTCACACAAAGTCAGGATATCCAGCGTGAAGTTTGGCAGAAATATATATTTGTTGCCAGCTTGAGCGGAATCACAACACTAATGGATGCCTCTGTCGGGACTATACTTGCCACGGCAGAGTCACGCGCTATATACGAAAAGCTGCTGCATGAGATGGTCACACTTGCTCGCAACGCAGGGATGCCGATTGATTCAGAGTTGGAAGCTCATACACTGAAAACGATGGATTCCTTACGACCAGAGATGATGTCATCCATGCAACGTGATATGCTTAAAAAGCTTCCGATTGAAGCGAGTCACCTGCATGGTTCACTTCTTGCATTGGCTGCTGGCAGTCATGATGCATATCCAATACTTGAAACGGTATATGCCCGATTAAAGGTATATGAGAGCTTATTGGATACTATCTAA